TGGGCGCTGAGGTCGTTGAGATGGCCTACGCGGCCGATGACCCGAAGGCCATCGAAGCAGCCATCACCCGGGGCCTGGAAACCAGCGACGCGGTGGTGCTCTCCGGCGGCAGCTCGGTGGGGGAACGGGATTATACCCTGACGGTGCTGAATGATCTGGGTGAGGTGTTCCTCCACGGCCTGTCCATTAAGCCAGGCAAGCCCACCATCATGGGCAAAGCCCTTGGAAAGCCGGTGATCGGCCTGCCCGGGCAGCCCGCCTCTGCCATCATGGTATACATGGTGGTCATGAAAAAGCTGATGAATATTTTCCACCGGACCGATTTGTATAAAAACCAGTACATTGTGGGAACCCTGACCGAAAATGTCCACGCCGCCCCGGGGCGCAGAACCTTCCAGACAGTGGCGGTTGAGGCAGGAAGGGACGGCGTGCTTGTGAAGCCGACCTATGGCAAATCCGGCATGATCACCCTGCTGGCCTACTCGGACGGATATATTGAGATGACTGAAAACGAGGAGGGTAAAAATCCCGGCGACCCCGTTAAGGTGATGCTGTTTTAAGGAAAGAAGGAGAGAGCAATGGCAAAAATAGTGGATATCAGCCAGCGCAACCTGTACCTCAAAAATGAGGATTTGGATGACGCTGTCTCTAAATATTTGAAAATGACCGAGGCGGGCAGAACCCGCGCGGCAGAAGAAATGGTGCCGGTCACCGGCTGTCTGGGCATGGTAACCGCAGAGCCGGTCTTTGCGAAAATATCCTCGCCCTATTACAACGCCTCGGCCATGGATGGTATCTGTGTCAAGGCGCTGGAGATCGTGGGTGTTGATGAGCGCAGCCCCAGAGTGCTAACCCTCCATGAGGACTTTGAGTTTGTGGACACCGGCGATGTGATCGAGGAACCCTACAACGCAGTGGTGATGATCGAGGACGTGGTGACAGTGGACGATGCCCATGTGCGCATCGCGAAGCCTGTAGCGCTGTGGCAGCATGTGCGGCCCATCGGGGAGGACATTGTGGCCGGAGAGCTCATTGTGCCGGCCTACCATAAGCTGCGGGCCATGGACATCGGCGCCCTGCTGGCCGGGGGGATTCTGAGCGTGGCGGTGCTGAAAAAGCCCCGGGCGGGCATTATCCCCACGGGCACCGAGATCGTCGAGGCTGGATCGCCCATGGAAAAGGGAAAGATCATTGATTCCAATACCCGTATGTTCGAGGCCCTGATTAAGGAATACGGCGGCGAGCCCACCCGCTACGCCCCGGTGCCCGATGATTATGAGGTCATCAGGGCCGCGATCCAGAAGGCAGTGGCCGAAAACGACATGGTGCTCATCTCAGCCGGCTCCTCAGCCGGCACAGAGGATTACACCAGAGCTCTGGTCGAGGAGCTGGGCGAGGTCGCCATTCACGGCGTGGCCATAAAGCCGGGCAAGCCTGCTATTCTGGGCTTTATTGAGGGCAAGCCCGTCATCGGCATTCCGGGCTACCCGGTATCGGCTTACTTTGTGTTTGAAAACTTTGTGAAGCCTGTGATCCTGGGCATGACCCACCAGCTTAATGTGAGCCGACCGGTCATCAAGGCCACCCTGTCCAAGCGGCTCATGTCCACCCTCAAATACCTGGAATTTGTCCGCATGAAATGCGGCAAAGTGGGAGGCCGTTTTGTGGCCACGCCCCTTGACCGCGGCGCTGGCGTGACCATGTCTCTGGTCAACGCCGACGGTATCCTGCGGGTGCCTAAAAATGTCGAGGGCTATGAAGCCGGCCAGGAGGTAGACATCGAACTGCTGCGCCCGGTGGAGGAGATCGAAAATACACTGGTCACCATCGGCAGCCACGATGTCATGATTGACATCATGGCCAATATCATCCATAAAAATAAAAAGCTGGTGAACCTGTCCTCGGCCCATGTTGGGAGCCTGGGCGGCATCATGGCCTTTAAGAAGGGCGAATGCCACCTGACCCCCACCCATCTGCTGGATGAGGAAACCGGCGACTACAATGTTCCCGTTATAAAAAAATATCTGGGCGAGGGGAAGGCAGCCCTCATAAAGGGTGTAAAGCGTGTTCAGGGCTTTATGATCCCAAAGGGCAACCCCAAAAACATTAAAAGCATTGAGGATCTGACAAGAGACGGCGTGACCTTTGTCAACCGCCAGCGCGGAGCCGGCACCCGGGTGCTTTTTGACTACCTCTTAAAACAGAAGGGCATTGAGGCAGAGCAGATCGTGGGCTATGACCGCGAGCTCAACACCCACATGATGGTGGCCTCTGCGGTGCAGTCCGGCTCCTGCGACGTGGGCATGGGCGTGCTGTCCGCCGCCAATATGATGGGGCTGGACTTTATCCCGGTCGGCGATGAGGAGTACGACTTTATCGTGGCTCAGGAAAACCTGGAGGATGAAAAGGTTCAGGTCTTTTTAGAAGCGCTGCGAGGCAGCGAGCTGAGGGAGGCCCTCACAGAGCTCGGAGGCTATGGGTTTGATGAGCCCGGAAAAGTGGTGCTGATTTGAGAGACCACTTTGGAAGAAAAGTCAATTATCTGAGGATATCCATCACCGACCTGTGCAACCTGCGCTGTGTGTACTGCATGCCCGAGGAGGGCGTGCCCAAGCGCCGGCACGCCACCAACCTTTCCTTTGAGGAGATCGAGGCACTGGTGCGGGCCGGGGCGGACATGGGTATCGACAAGATCCGCCTGACCGGGGGAGAGCCCCTGGTGCGGGCCGGGGTGCTGGATTTGGTGAAAAAGCTCGGTGCCATCCCCGGCATCAAAGATTTCGCCATGACCACCAACGGCATTCTGCTGCCTGAAATGGCTGCGGATCTCAAGGCTGCGGGGCTCAGGCGGGTCAACATCAGCCTGGACACCTTTGACCCTGAAAAGTACGCCCGGATCACCCGGTGCGGAAGGCTTGAGGACGCTCTGGCGGGTATCGACGCGGCGGTATCGGCAGGGCTGACACCGCTGAAGATCAACACGGTTTTAATAAAAGGTTTTAACGATGACGAGATCGAGGCCTTTGTGGATTATACAAGAAAAAATCCGGTGGAGGTGCGCTTTATCGAGCTGATGCCCCTGGGCGAGGGCGCCGAGTACGCCTTTGGCCAGTACATGCCCGGCGAGGCAGTGCTTGCGCGGGTGCCGGAGCTGGTACCGTCAGCGTCCGCGCCCGGCGCGCCGGCCAGGCTCTGTACCCTGCCCGGCGCCCTGGGAAAGGTGGGGCTCATCAACCCCATCAGCCACCGGTTCTGCTCAGACTGCAACCGCATCCGCCTGACGGCTGACGGCAAGATTAAGCCCTGCCTCCACTCCGATGAGGAGCTGGACGTGAAGGCGCTGCACAGGGCAGGCAGAAGCTACGGAGAAATCCTCGAAATGGCGGTTTCGGCCAAGCCGGAACGCCACCATATCGACGAGCATGAAACCATTAAAAAACGCAATATGAACGAAATAGGAGGATAATATGGCCATCTCAGATGAATTTACCCACTTTAACGAAGAAGGCCGGGGCCGCATGGTGGACGTCACCCACAAAAAGGACACGGCGCGCATGGCCCTGGCCCGGGGCGCCATTTACATGAAGCCCGAAACCCTTGAGAAAATCCTGAACAACCAGATGAAAAAAGGGGATGTGCTGTCCGTGGCCCAGATCGGGGGCATTATGGGGTGCAAGCGCACCTCG
The DNA window shown above is from Eubacterium limosum and carries:
- the moaA gene encoding GTP 3',8-cyclase MoaA translates to MRDHFGRKVNYLRISITDLCNLRCVYCMPEEGVPKRRHATNLSFEEIEALVRAGADMGIDKIRLTGGEPLVRAGVLDLVKKLGAIPGIKDFAMTTNGILLPEMAADLKAAGLRRVNISLDTFDPEKYARITRCGRLEDALAGIDAAVSAGLTPLKINTVLIKGFNDDEIEAFVDYTRKNPVEVRFIELMPLGEGAEYAFGQYMPGEAVLARVPELVPSASAPGAPARLCTLPGALGKVGLINPISHRFCSDCNRIRLTADGKIKPCLHSDEELDVKALHRAGRSYGEILEMAVSAKPERHHIDEHETIKKRNMNEIGG
- a CDS encoding molybdopterin biosynthesis protein, encoding MAKIVDISQRNLYLKNEDLDDAVSKYLKMTEAGRTRAAEEMVPVTGCLGMVTAEPVFAKISSPYYNASAMDGICVKALEIVGVDERSPRVLTLHEDFEFVDTGDVIEEPYNAVVMIEDVVTVDDAHVRIAKPVALWQHVRPIGEDIVAGELIVPAYHKLRAMDIGALLAGGILSVAVLKKPRAGIIPTGTEIVEAGSPMEKGKIIDSNTRMFEALIKEYGGEPTRYAPVPDDYEVIRAAIQKAVAENDMVLISAGSSAGTEDYTRALVEELGEVAIHGVAIKPGKPAILGFIEGKPVIGIPGYPVSAYFVFENFVKPVILGMTHQLNVSRPVIKATLSKRLMSTLKYLEFVRMKCGKVGGRFVATPLDRGAGVTMSLVNADGILRVPKNVEGYEAGQEVDIELLRPVEEIENTLVTIGSHDVMIDIMANIIHKNKKLVNLSSAHVGSLGGIMAFKKGECHLTPTHLLDEETGDYNVPVIKKYLGEGKAALIKGVKRVQGFMIPKGNPKNIKSIEDLTRDGVTFVNRQRGAGTRVLFDYLLKQKGIEAEQIVGYDRELNTHMMVASAVQSGSCDVGMGVLSAANMMGLDFIPVGDEEYDFIVAQENLEDEKVQVFLEALRGSELREALTELGGYGFDEPGKVVLI